A region of the Vibrio tubiashii genome:
TTGTATGGCTACTTCCTAGATATGTGCCGTAAGTGGTTCCGCGTTCCTGGCTACTATCAAGAAGCCTAAACTGACTGATTCATGATCGAATTAGCCAGTTAGTAACCAAACAGTCTCTATGGTGAGGTTTTTTTAGGGAATAGACTTGACCTAACCCAATAGAATCATTAAATTAGCGCCTCGTTGGTTAACGAAACCAACCACAATTTGATTCGGTGAGTTGTCCGAGTGGCTGAAGGAGCACGCCTGGAAAGTGTGTATACGGCAACGTATCGAGAGTTCGAATCTCTCACTCACCGCCAAACATTTAAGTCCCTGATTCGTCAGGGATTTTTGCTTTCTGGTCATGGCAAAGTTAATGGATTGGTACAATATTTGGTACAATCAAATGACCGCAACTTATCTCCTAAGACGTTCCAATACTTATTACTTTCGTTGGTCTTATCTTGAATCTGACAAATACAAGCAAGTAAAAATCAGCCTAAGAACAAGCGACTATCTAAAAGCTCTACATATAAGCACTGGCTTAGCCCTCAAGATTAAAGAGCTTGTATCTCCTTGTTTATCAGAAATCAAAGCTATCCTTGATGAGTTCATTGGAGTTAAGAAGAAACAATCTACTAGCATCCAAAGTGTTGAGATTGATAGCCACATTTCTGACCTGAGTATAAAGAGCCAAGTTGAATATCGTAGCTGTTGGAATAGCTTTGCAACCATGACCAAAGCTAGTCTCACAAGCGTTACTCTGGCTCATGTTGAAGCATGGAAAGATAATCAGACCTGTTCCCCTACCACATTGAAAAAGAAGCTTAGATTGCTTTCCAGTTGCTTTAACCGAGTTGGCATTAAGCATGACGCTGACTGGTTCAAACTGAAAGTGACTAAGGACGTTAAAGCACCAAAAGAAGCTCTTACGACAAATCAGCTTTCAAAGCTCCTAAAAGCCACTGAAACCGATAGAAAGACCAAAGACAATTGGAAGTATTACTTGCTTAGAATTGCCCTGCTGACGGGCTGTAGACTGAATGAAATAGCGCAGTTGAGGGGGAGCGATATAGACCTTGCCAATCGTAAGCTAAAGATTCATGGAGAGAATGGCAATAGAGTTAAGAATGGCTCATCCGTTCGTAATGTTCCTATAAATGATGAGCTGTACGCATTGCTTATTCAGCTATCTAAAGAGTCACAGATTGCACCTGATAGCCGTCTGTTTGATTTACCTTGGTCATCTACTAATCATTTTGCAAATGCACCTAGTAAGTTCTACGGCAAGTTATTCAAAGGGCAGGGTATTAAGGGAAGCTTCCATGACTTGAGACACTATGTCATTACTACTCTGTTTAATAGGGGAGTGAAGGAAGAATTGATAGGAATGTTGATGGGGCATTCTGTTGGTAAGCTGACAACTGGTAAGGTTTATCTAAGAGGGTTCACTTTTGACAACCAGATGCAAGCTATGCAATTACTTGAAATAGCTTGAATGCAATCTGTCAGTTTCGCTTCATCGGGTGACTAGATCTGACGGGTTGCCTTAAACCGCTTCTGTCCAGAGGCGTGCTGAATGGGTAGAACGTTGTAACGCAGATTTGCCCCTTTCCTACTTAGAGCTGTTACTTTCCACTATGGAGGTATCATCGTAGTGACCAATATTTTTGATGGTAGAAGCTCATATCCCCCCCTCTTGTATTGTTGGAGGTCATCCTGAATAGCTTTTGTGGGTTCGTACCAAAATATCTACCTGATTTCAGTGATAATATCGTGAGATTTTAGCTGATTAATTATGGTAGCTTGATCAACGAATGTAAACACACAAAGATGTGCAAAATATTAAGTTGAAAGAGATGAAAATGGATACATTTGAAAAAAACGTCGTTGATTTTTTACAGCATAAAGAAAAGAAAGTTCTAGTTATCAAAGGTAAATGGGGAGTAGGGAAGACATTTACTTGGGATAAGATTGTTGAGAAGCACGGAAAGGATACCACATTATCGAATTACTCGTATGTCTCTCTTTTTGGCTTGGAAGGATTAAATGAGCTGCAATCTAGAGTTTTCTACAATGCTAGATCTATGAGCCAAAAGAAAGGTGAAGCAGTAGTAAAAAACAACCTTAAAAGGGTTGGAAACATCGCAAAACATATCCCTCAAGTTTCTAAGTTTTCAGGTGCCATATCTGCAATCGAGAACTCATTAGTAAATGACTATCTTATCTGCATTGATGACCTAGAAAGGAAATCTAGCAAACTATCAATGTCTACTCTACTTGGCTATGTTTCAAATTTAGCTGAAACAAGTAAGTGCAAGATAGTATTGATTTTTAACGATGATACGTTAGAAGAAAATGATAAGGTCGATATAGATAAGTATCGTGAGAAAGTAATTGATACGGAGTTAGAGTTCTCACCATTAGCGGAAAGCAACATTGATATAGAGTTTAAAGAACACCAATGTCGCGACATGATATGCGACACCTTCAAAGCTGATAACCTGAATAATATAAGGATTATTAAGCACATCAAATGGAACTTAGATGAAATAATTAAGTATGTTGATAATGCTGAAGAGCCAGTTAAGCAAGATATATTAACAACAACAGCCATTCTTACGTATGTTCACCATGAGCCTAGTATCAAAATAAGAGCTAATCAGATTCAATCTATTTTTAATTATAGCAGTGAAAAACCTGTTGAAGATAAAGCATTGCAAAGCAGAATCTCAGCTTTAGGTTATGCATATTACGCTGAGTATGAAGCAGAAATAATTAATTATATTGAAAATGGAAGGATAAACGAAGAGATCTTTATTGAATCAATTGAGCAGTTAAATGAGCGACAGAAAACTAACAATATTTCATCGGAACTTACCGCTGCTTGGGGCTCATACAATAATAACTTTCTGACGAGTAGTGAAGATGTAATCAAGAGTTTGAAAGACTTTTTGGACAAACATATTAGTACTATATCCGCTAGAGAGTTAGAACCTATATTAGAAACACTAGAAGAGCTCGAAGAAGGTTTTGATAGAAACGCTTACATTGATAAATTTGTAGCTATCAAGCTAGATAATTGTCATGAGTCTATGATAGGGCAGTTAAAGGGAATGACCGTAAATACTGAACTTCTGGAGAAAATTAAAGAAAAAGAGGTCGAGCTGAATCAGCACTACTCTATCTATACTGTCATTAGCAAAATTGTTAGAGAAAGAGGATGGAACATAGAGGACGAGGAGTTTTTAGCTAGCCATAGTATAGATGAGATTTACGAGTTCTTATCTACAGACGAACATGAAGACCTATTGAAAACGGTTCGTGGAGCAAAGAGCATTTTCAGCAATTCAGATGGTAAGCTGCCACGGGATGAGTTCGGAAGAAACCTTCATGAAGCTATACTGAAACTAGCAAAAAGAAGCGCGCTTGATAACTATAGAGTTACACATTTCTTCGGGATTGATACTACTGAACCTGAAGAAACTAAGGAGGAATAAGAAACTGCACATTTGTGGTTTAGCCATAGACATTTCTTAACAAAAAGACCCCGATGGCCACTTGAAGGCTATCGGGGATATTGTAGAGATTGCTGATGTGATGCTATGCTGCTGTCCAGCCTTTATGTTGCTTGCGTTTTCCTAGTGCAACTTGATTTAAGTTGCCAGAGTTAAGGTTGTTCTCTCGGCAGAATTTCTTGAGATTAAATACCTTAGTTAGTTCACCCTCTGGATTTAGGAAGTGGAAAGTTTTAGCTTGGCTGTATTCGGTGTTGTACTGGGCTGTACAGTACTCTAAATTGTTAGCGTGGTTATTGGCTTTGTCTTCATCCTTGTGATTGATGTAGGGGAGCTTGTTAGGGTTGTCACAATAATATTGAGCA
Encoded here:
- a CDS encoding tyrosine-type recombinase/integrase, producing MDWYNIWYNQMTATYLLRRSNTYYFRWSYLESDKYKQVKISLRTSDYLKALHISTGLALKIKELVSPCLSEIKAILDEFIGVKKKQSTSIQSVEIDSHISDLSIKSQVEYRSCWNSFATMTKASLTSVTLAHVEAWKDNQTCSPTTLKKKLRLLSSCFNRVGIKHDADWFKLKVTKDVKAPKEALTTNQLSKLLKATETDRKTKDNWKYYLLRIALLTGCRLNEIAQLRGSDIDLANRKLKIHGENGNRVKNGSSVRNVPINDELYALLIQLSKESQIAPDSRLFDLPWSSTNHFANAPSKFYGKLFKGQGIKGSFHDLRHYVITTLFNRGVKEELIGMLMGHSVGKLTTGKVYLRGFTFDNQMQAMQLLEIA
- a CDS encoding P-loop NTPase fold protein; its protein translation is MDTFEKNVVDFLQHKEKKVLVIKGKWGVGKTFTWDKIVEKHGKDTTLSNYSYVSLFGLEGLNELQSRVFYNARSMSQKKGEAVVKNNLKRVGNIAKHIPQVSKFSGAISAIENSLVNDYLICIDDLERKSSKLSMSTLLGYVSNLAETSKCKIVLIFNDDTLEENDKVDIDKYREKVIDTELEFSPLAESNIDIEFKEHQCRDMICDTFKADNLNNIRIIKHIKWNLDEIIKYVDNAEEPVKQDILTTTAILTYVHHEPSIKIRANQIQSIFNYSSEKPVEDKALQSRISALGYAYYAEYEAEIINYIENGRINEEIFIESIEQLNERQKTNNISSELTAAWGSYNNNFLTSSEDVIKSLKDFLDKHISTISARELEPILETLEELEEGFDRNAYIDKFVAIKLDNCHESMIGQLKGMTVNTELLEKIKEKEVELNQHYSIYTVISKIVRERGWNIEDEEFLASHSIDEIYEFLSTDEHEDLLKTVRGAKSIFSNSDGKLPRDEFGRNLHEAILKLAKRSALDNYRVTHFFGIDTTEPEETKEE
- a CDS encoding HNH endonuclease, whose protein sequence is MITVKRLKNYPYYGVSRCGKLWSFRSGKWLSQIKDQKGYLTVSLCNGLKRKGKRTVRVHRVVAQYYCDNPNKLPYINHKDEDKANNHANNLEYCTAQYNTEYSQAKTFHFLNPEGELTKVFNLKKFCRENNLNSGNLNQVALGKRKQHKGWTAA